The Tolypothrix sp. NIES-4075 DNA segment ATTGTACACAGAGCAACTTGCGATCGTGTCGCCGGCAAATTCATCGGTTGCTACAAACAGTGTCGCCGGCGATCAAATTAGTCAAGAATTGACTTCCAAACTTTTGGCGAATGAGACAGAGCGATCGGCAATTGAAAATAAGCTGACGACAGTAAAAGCTCAAAGAACTCAACTCCAAGTTCAGATCGCAAAGCTACCGATTCAACAGAAACCCCTGATTGCACTAACCCGCGAACGCGAAGACGCTACCGCATCGTTAAAATCGCTACAAAGCAAACTAGAAGAAGCACGCATCACCGAGGCTCAAAAGGTTAGCAATCTCCGCTTGATCGAAGCCGCGAAACCACCAACAATCGCTTCTTCACCCAAACGTTCAGCAGTGCTGGCGCTGGCAACGGTGTTCGGAACGGTTTTAGGTACTGGTGTGATGCTGCTTCTAGAAGTGTTGGATAACACCTTAAAAGATGCCTCCGAAGCCGAGGAACTAGTGAGCTTACCATTACTCGGAGTGTTGCCGCGTCTACCTGCTAAAACTCTCGTTCTGGAGCCAGCCGAGCGCTTTTTAGATAACATAAGCTTAGTTGAGCCTTACCGAATGCTCCTCAAGACCTTGGAGTTTCGCAGTAACGATAAGGTGCAGGTTATTGTTGTCAGCAGCACACTTTCTGGGGAAGGTAAGTCAATAGTCGCATCGCACCTAGCCGCCATTTCCGCCATGTTATCTCGGCGGACATTAATTATAGATGCAGATTTGCGTCGCCCGATGCAGCATACACTATTTAACTTAGCGCCAACGCCGGGAATTACAGATGTAATTGAGAAGCGCAGAAGCCTAAATCAAGCGGTGCAGCCGACAGATGTTGAGAATTTAGATGTGTTAACTGGTGGCGAATTCCACGGACGCCCCTCGCAGTTATTAGAGTCACCAGCGATGAAATCATTGGTGGCAGAAGCGGCGGCAACTTACGACATGGTTATAATCGATACAGCACCAATTAGTGCTTGTGCAGATGCAGCCACATTAGCCAGACAGAGTGATGGAATCATGCTGGTAACACGTCCTAACATCACCATCAAAGAAGTACTGCAAAGAGCCGTATCAGAATTAAACAACAACCAGATACCAGTACTGGGAGTAGTCGTCAATGGCATGACAGAGCAGACAGAAAAGTATTTCCGCTATCCAGTTGATAATGACCGACCGTTAGGGGGGCGATCGCCAAGGCGTTTAACCGCAGTCGATGGTGGTCGTAATAATTATGACAACGGTTAGAGGTAGTAAGAATGCTGAATAATCAAGGTTCAAGACGTGGTTTGCGTCTTATGCTATTGATTAGCTTCGCAGGTGCAGCAGCTGGTATAGTTGCAGGCTTCGCGGCAGGTGCTCAACCCTTTTATCTGGGTGTAGCCTTGTTCGCTGTTGCCTGGGTAATCTACTTCTTTGCCAAGTTTGAGCAAGCCGTATTGGTTCTATTAATACTGCGTAGCTCTCTGGATATTTTCTCTGGTATACAGTTACCAGCGGCTTTTGCTATTGGTGTTGATATTCTCACCTTGCTCTACGTAGTTGTAATGCTCTTGACAGGGCAGCATGTACGTACAGATAAATTTTGGTGGTTATTTGCTAGCTGGATGATGCTTCAGAGTTTGTGGATCGTACTTTTGCTACTGGGTGCTTTGGGAATGGACGCATCATTTTTACCAAATGCGATCCGAGATTGGCTGCGTTACTTTTCTTGGGTGATAATCTACTTGTTGGTGATGCAGCTAAAAGGCCGTATCCACCCAGAAAAATTAATTTCTACATTGCTGCTGGCTCTAGTTGCACCAATTACTGTTGCACTCATGCAGATGTTTCTACCAGCTTCAATTCTACCAGCTTTGCTAACAGCGCAAGGAAAAGCAGGAAGTAATGTCTCAGGAACTCTAGGTTTCCCTAATGGTTTGGGCATTTTTTTGGGCATGTTTATTGCTTTAGTTTGGTGGAAAGTAAGCATCTCTAAACAACGTTTGCCTTGGTTATTACTGTTAGGGTTGATTTCTTTTATTTTCGTAAGTACTGGCTATTTTACCGGGTTGATTGCAGTATTCATTCTTATTTTATGTATCAATGCTGACAAAATCACCCCAGTTCGATTAATTGGAGCCGCAATTTTTTGTTTTATTATCTTGTCTTTATTTGGTAGTACCGAATTTGGGCAACAACGTCTCACAGAAATTTATCAAACCCCCCTATTAAATCCAGACATTGATGTATCACGAGCAATTATATTGTCCTACGGAGATAGTAATAGCTTTAATTGGCGAATCGCTCATTGGTATTATTTACTGCAAGCTTGGGCAAAATTCCCCATACTTGGCTACGGTTTAGGCACAAGTCCAGAACTGGGTATTCGTAACTTACAAACAGGAGGTGGTTATGCGGCTCATAACGACTATATCCGAGTTCTTGTTGAACAGGGAATTGTCGGTTTAGTTATCTTTGTGTTGTTTCTGATCGTTCAGGGTATACATCTTGTGCGGTTACTGCAACGCTCACCAGAAAAAAGTCCTCAGCGAAGTTTGTGTTTAATTCTGATAGCGCTATTGATTTCTAATAGTGTGAGTATGCTTTCCAACAATATTATGGATGCTACCACCTTTTTTCTCTATTGGTGGGTTCTTGTAGCGATCGCTGGCTGGGAAAAGGAAAAATGGCAAGTTCATCAATCCACCATTTAGGTTTATCATGACAACGCATATGTCAGGAAGTGGAGTTAAAAAAAGATTAGTTGGGATTGACTTATTTCGAGGCATTTCCGCTTATGCTGTGGCGTTAATTCACGCAGGTTCATTGATGCTTTATTCAGGTATACCTACAAATAACGTCACAGCAGCACTCGTGGAGATGAGCAGATTTGCCGTCCCCTTTTTTTTAGCTTTATCTTTCTATTTAATGACAAAAAAACTATATACAAGCAATCAACAACATTCTTTAGTTTCAATTTTTAAATCAAGGTCTGAGCGACTGCTAGTACCATATTTTTACTGGAGTATTATCTATTTTTCTGTACGATTAGTTAAATCTCTAAGTACATCGGAAAATTTAAGTAAATTATTTCAAGACCCGGTACTGCTAATTTTTCTCGGTGGTGCATCAATTCATCTTTATTTTTTGCCGCTTTTATTCACGGGTAGTTTTTTAATCGTATTTGCAGAGTTTTTAGTCAAAAAGCGCATTAGTCTGAGAATGCTATTTGTGTTATTTCTTGCCAGTCTTTTTATATACGAACTACAGATAGTGTCGGGAAACGGCTTTGATTTTTTTGCTAAATTTGGTGTCAACTGCTTAGAAGTTACTAATTCTTGCTCAGTTGCATTTCAACAATTCACCCAGTTGATATTTCCCAGCGGTAATAAGAATCAAATACTTAGAATTGGTTTAGTAGTAATAGCGTGGTTGTTAAAATGTTTGCCATACATTTTACTAGCGATGATTATCAATCATCCATATATAAGAACAAAAATAGAAAATTTGGATATAAATAAAGCAGTTATTTTATTAATTTTCATGGCTGGTTTATCTGCTCTGAATTTAATGAATATAGATAAAATAATATATTTCCCTCAATCTATATATGAATTAGGAACTGCTTTTTGTTTACTACTAAGTGGTATTGCTCTTTCAACTAGATTTTCAAATAATCGTTATATTGAAAATTTAGGTATTTGTTCTTTCGGCATATATCTCATCCATTATTTAGTACTGATGATTTATGTCAGCTTGATGGGCAAAATTCCCGATGAGCTTTTGAGGATATCACCGATCAGTATTATGTTGACACTCACGAGTATAACCTTCATTACTAGTTGGTTAATAACATCTATGTCTATGAGAATAAAACCGATTTCAAAACTTTTATTTCGCGTTTAGATAGGAGATTTACATGAATGTCAATGCTAGTTTTAAGAAGAATTTATCTGAAAGCTTATATTTAATTAGAGGAGTTGCGATCGCTCTTGTCGTCATAGGTCATGTCATTGGCTATAACCGCGACTACGGTATGCGGCAAATGTACAATTCAGACCTCTCCTTTCTCGGATGGTTATGTGATTTGATTAATACTTTTCACATGCCAATATTCTTTATTGCTTCTGGTGTAGCTTTTGCTGTCTTTAGTAATAAAAATACCACTTTCAAAAAATTTGTCATTTCTAAGTTTGAAAAATTAATAATCCCCTTAATTTGCTGGGCACCCATTTATTTGGTTTTTCAATCTTTGTCCAAAGGTAAGCAGTTTAATTTGTTGGATATCATCAAAGCAACAGTATTTCCATACGAAATTTTTTGGTTTATTCACGCTTTAATTTTCGCTACTTTGTTATCTTTTATTTGTTTTAAATATTTCCAATCCAATTTAGTATACTTTTCAGTATCGATTCTTTTATTTATTCTGGGTTTTGGTTATTGGAATCTTTTCTATGCTTTTGGTGTATTTATAGCCTCTTACTTAGATGACATTCGTTTATATTTAGAAAAATTACCATTAAATTTGATATTTTTCATATTTATTGGTGGTATAACTACAATGGTTTTGACCAAGTATTTTATAGCAGTTAGTAATATTGAAAACTCTAGAATTATTAATGGACCAATAGCTTTTTTATCTATGTATTTGATAACAAATTCACGAGAAAAAATACTTTTACCTAAGCAGCTTGAACATTTACGCCTGGGAGTTGCAACCTCTTTTGTGTACTTGGGAGCCGCAAGTATGATTATTTACCTCTTTCATGGATATTTTACCCGTGGCACAATACTTTTGATCGCTAAATTTTTGGGTTTACCAAATCCAATTTTATATTTTATCGTCGTAAGTTTTATGGGAATTGTTGGACCGATTATACTTTATAAATTATTGCTAAGTAAAAGCAAAATATTTATGTATTCAATTGGCGGTGCTAAGTAATAAAAGGAGATTTTTATGCAAAAAGCTGCAAATCATCATCAAAAACTAAATCTCCTCCAAGTATTTCGAGGAATCGCCGCAGTCATGGTAATATTTGCTCACTGTGACTTAATATTTAATCAAAATTTCCAAAAAAACTTTTTGGGTAAAATATTGAATTTTGGTGGCTCAGGTGTAGATTTCTTCTTTGTATTAAGCGGATTTATTATCTTATATATTCATCAATCAGATATTGGGAATAGAAGCAAGCTGAAGTCATTTTTTATTAAAAGAGTTACCCGAATTTACCCGATTTATTGGGTAGTTTTGACACTCAAGTTATCCGCTTCTTTATTCTTTGCTTACGATCCTGACACCAGCCAGAGAAATATTCTAGAAATATTCAAAGCTTTTATCTTATTTCCTCAAAAACAAGAAATTCTCGCCAGCAGCTTTCTCGGTGTTAGCTGGACATTGAGCTATGAAGTTTTATTTTATATCATATTTGGTTTATTAATTGCCTTAAAACCCAAGCT contains these protein-coding regions:
- a CDS encoding acyltransferase family protein, with translation MNVNASFKKNLSESLYLIRGVAIALVVIGHVIGYNRDYGMRQMYNSDLSFLGWLCDLINTFHMPIFFIASGVAFAVFSNKNTTFKKFVISKFEKLIIPLICWAPIYLVFQSLSKGKQFNLLDIIKATVFPYEIFWFIHALIFATLLSFICFKYFQSNLVYFSVSILLFILGFGYWNLFYAFGVFIASYLDDIRLYLEKLPLNLIFFIFIGGITTMVLTKYFIAVSNIENSRIINGPIAFLSMYLITNSREKILLPKQLEHLRLGVATSFVYLGAASMIIYLFHGYFTRGTILLIAKFLGLPNPILYFIVVSFMGIVGPIILYKLLLSKSKIFMYSIGGAK
- a CDS encoding GumC family protein, translating into MEKGISSLLAILKRRALPALVTFTAVIGGAVAYLTVTPRLYEASARLMQDDRRVSVSELGRDLTQVSSGAPGGPSPLANEAELVKSQRVLERAIALASLKSYNGSPPSQITSGDLSKGLGVKIVPATNILELSYKSKDPELAAQLLNAVSQAMIEENTKTISSEATKVREFLENNEIPNARKRLATAEQNESNYRHISGIISFEEQTKSAVESLATLEDQERALTAQLQEAKGRDASLRQITSAKSLDKAYASVRGGQDEQLKTLRAKLTELNTKLIEARLRLTENHPSVIALVEQRDKVNKLYTEQLAIVSPANSSVATNSVAGDQISQELTSKLLANETERSAIENKLTTVKAQRTQLQVQIAKLPIQQKPLIALTREREDATASLKSLQSKLEEARITEAQKVSNLRLIEAAKPPTIASSPKRSAVLALATVFGTVLGTGVMLLLEVLDNTLKDASEAEELVSLPLLGVLPRLPAKTLVLEPAERFLDNISLVEPYRMLLKTLEFRSNDKVQVIVVSSTLSGEGKSIVASHLAAISAMLSRRTLIIDADLRRPMQHTLFNLAPTPGITDVIEKRRSLNQAVQPTDVENLDVLTGGEFHGRPSQLLESPAMKSLVAEAAATYDMVIIDTAPISACADAATLARQSDGIMLVTRPNITIKEVLQRAVSELNNNQIPVLGVVVNGMTEQTEKYFRYPVDNDRPLGGRSPRRLTAVDGGRNNYDNG
- a CDS encoding O-antigen ligase family protein, whose translation is MLNNQGSRRGLRLMLLISFAGAAAGIVAGFAAGAQPFYLGVALFAVAWVIYFFAKFEQAVLVLLILRSSLDIFSGIQLPAAFAIGVDILTLLYVVVMLLTGQHVRTDKFWWLFASWMMLQSLWIVLLLLGALGMDASFLPNAIRDWLRYFSWVIIYLLVMQLKGRIHPEKLISTLLLALVAPITVALMQMFLPASILPALLTAQGKAGSNVSGTLGFPNGLGIFLGMFIALVWWKVSISKQRLPWLLLLGLISFIFVSTGYFTGLIAVFILILCINADKITPVRLIGAAIFCFIILSLFGSTEFGQQRLTEIYQTPLLNPDIDVSRAIILSYGDSNSFNWRIAHWYYLLQAWAKFPILGYGLGTSPELGIRNLQTGGGYAAHNDYIRVLVEQGIVGLVIFVLFLIVQGIHLVRLLQRSPEKSPQRSLCLILIALLISNSVSMLSNNIMDATTFFLYWWVLVAIAGWEKEKWQVHQSTI
- a CDS encoding acyltransferase family protein, encoding MSGSGVKKRLVGIDLFRGISAYAVALIHAGSLMLYSGIPTNNVTAALVEMSRFAVPFFLALSFYLMTKKLYTSNQQHSLVSIFKSRSERLLVPYFYWSIIYFSVRLVKSLSTSENLSKLFQDPVLLIFLGGASIHLYFLPLLFTGSFLIVFAEFLVKKRISLRMLFVLFLASLFIYELQIVSGNGFDFFAKFGVNCLEVTNSCSVAFQQFTQLIFPSGNKNQILRIGLVVIAWLLKCLPYILLAMIINHPYIRTKIENLDINKAVILLIFMAGLSALNLMNIDKIIYFPQSIYELGTAFCLLLSGIALSTRFSNNRYIENLGICSFGIYLIHYLVLMIYVSLMGKIPDELLRISPISIMLTLTSITFITSWLITSMSMRIKPISKLLFRV